TGGCTGATCTGCCCTCTGATAGGCTTCGACCAGACGAGCCCCCCTTCACTAGAGTAGGAATGGACTATTTCGGCCCATTTGATGTAAAGAGAGGAAGAAGTGTAGTGAAGCGGTATGGCGTCATGTTTACCTGTCTAGCCTCACGAGCAGTACACATTGAAAAAGCAGATTCTCTGGACACCGATTCATGCATTGATGCAATACGGAGGTTCATTGCCCTCAGAGGAAATGTGAAAGAGATGAGGTCAGACAATGGAACCAATTTGGTTGGCGCAGAAAAGGAACTCAGAAACGAAATAGAAGGTTGGAATAAAACCCAACTTAACAACGCCTTGCTGCAAAGGAGCATTAAGTGGACCTTCAACCCCCCCGCGGGGTCCCATCATGGCGGCATATGGGAAAGGCAGATAAGAACCGTTAGAAAAGTGCTCTTCTCCCTGATGAGTCAGCAAACATTGTCTGGATGGTGTGAACGACCTGGAAGCATTGACCCCAAACCACTTGCTTACTTTGAGGTCAGCCAATCAGCTACCCCCAGTAGTCACCCGGGATACGGACATATATGCTCGGCGAAGATGGAGGCAGGTCCAGTATCTCGCGGATGTGTTTTGGCGGAGATGGGTAAAGGAATACTTACCACAGCTTCAGGAGAGACAGAAGTGGATTCGCCCCAAGTTGAACATCAAGGTTGGAGATTTGGTGCTGGTAGTGGATACATCTACTTCAAGGAATTCCTGGCCACTTGGTAGAGTCGTGCGTACTATGCCGGATAAGGATGGATTTGTGCGACGTGTGGAGGTGAGAACCAGCGTGAATGTGTACACCAGACCGATTTCCAAGTTGTGTTTGTTATTGGAAGCTGACAATTGAGAGAGCAGACAAGCCATGCAAGGAGTATAATATCTGGATTCCAAGTGAAAAGTTTTGCTTCgtttgtgaaaattttgcatttttgataGAGGATCATCAGAACATGACAGCGGCAGCACGGAGCAAGTTTGAGCGAGGGACTATTGTCGACCACTGTGACATTTTGCCTAGTACAATTGTCCATAGGATGTATTGCATGCAATTGGTGGTAACCATCGAGTGGTCTGACAAAATGGTCGCTGCTCGAACCTGCCCTGGGTTTCGGTTCTCTAAGTTTGTTCATACCTGCGGCGTCAGATGAACCTTGTGGTATTTGCCCAGATCCATGAACGTCTCATACTGCATATTAGCAGTGGGAAACTGCTTGTCGTCACCGCACACCTTCAGAACTCTCAGGCGGTCCTCCTTGCTACAAACACGGCACACTGGCCCACAGGTGTACGGTAGCTTGGGGAAATCCATCTTGCGAATTTCCTCAAGATGCTGCCGGATATATCGAAGAATCTTTTGCaaggagacaaaacaaaaacatacacataAATGCAGAGGTAGCTGTGCAGTGGAAATCATTCACAACCTGCACAGTATCACTTATTGTCTTATATATAGCCCCCTAAatatttcatatattttttttaaagtctggCTGTGAAAGCAAGGACACTTAGaaaataaacttaaaggcaATTTAACCCCGTACCTTCGATTTTGGAACCGTTTATTTGCTTTAAAATTAACATGCGGAAATTTCATTTAAagatggtcgcgtttttgagatatcgccgcaTTACCGGAgcttttcagtttcaaatttaaaaactgatatTCTTTTAACCACATTACTCCGAGGTGAAATGTTCCTCAGATTGCTTtacactatcgaaagctgttgaATAGTGTTAGGAGTGTACCAAACGCATACCTTAATAGTAATTATACTCATAGAGAAAAGACAAGGAAGATATTTTTGAGTTTAGATGTGGAAAGAAAACCTCAGAGATTTTCTAAAGGGAAAACCCAGACTTtccaggtagggactgaaaacccaatccacacggTGCCCCCAGATGATTCGAAGAAGCGCCCTATAGGTAagtataaagcccggttcatacttcctgcgaacgcgaatgcgaagcgaatgttgacgtcacaaattcgcaacgaacaattcgcagcagttgaactctgctctactcccttgcgaataattgctgcgaaaggagggtgtgacgtcaaattcacgtcaaattcgcttcgcattcgcattcgcaggaagtatgaaccgggctttaggcaaAGAAAGATGCCACTACGCCAGCCTGACTACACcatttacaagaaaataaaagttACGTTTCGAGATAGAATCTCGGTTTTTCTTTGGCctgaaaatatttttatattaataaaggAGATGCATAAATTTCATCAAACGAAATACCATATAAATGCAGTACACTTATCTTCCAACTGGTATTTAATGGTTATATTTCAAGGGAGATGAAATCGGGTACTTTTCATACCTTGAGTGAGCAACAGTTGTGACGATCATAGAGTATAGTCACTTGTATTGTATTCTGCGAGAGCGACATCTTCTGTAATCTCATAGTGTAAAAATTGGCTTGCTGATATCTGAAACGCCCTCTCGTGTTATAAACCTGCAGACAGAAAACGTATAGTTACACGCTAATGGGAAGCTGAAACAGAAAACAGCGAAATGttattatcaacattttcaataCAAAGAAACTTGGTCACACTCACCAGTTCACCAGTGTCTCTATCACACCAACATTTCGCAAGAAGGCGATGGAAGATTGAGTCAGCAGATACGTAACCGAAGTCAAAGACATACTCTTCATCCTGTTGGGATGGTTCCCAGAAGTCCTCATTGTCTCCATTGAACTCCGGGAGATGACTTGGTACGATGAAGTAGCCCGAAAGCTCTGGTGTGGTTGTTGATTGTCCGCGAGTGGAGAGAAGGTCACCATTATATGCTGGCTGTGAATAGTCTGTCTCTATACCGGAGTATGGAACAGGTATAGCCAGGTCGTAAGCTTTCATCAATCGTATAACGCAGTGCAGAAGCGAGTCAGATCCAACTACAGACTTGATGAGTCTCAAAGAAGCCACACCTTCGTTTTCCAATACAGACCAGTCATCTGCTTCGGTCAAAATTAGTGAAGCCTTTGGAGGAATGCAGACGACTGTCTTCAGTACATCCAGTAGGTTCTGAGGATTAATTACAACATACTCTTTGAGAATCTCATCATCTTCTCGGTAGATTACGTCTCCCGTGCGGTTCAGCCCGGCCAGGACCTTCTGCAGATCGGTAAGCGTCATGCCATCCTCCGCAATCTCATCAAGGAGATCAGATGTGGTCATGATCCACTCATCTGATTGCAactctttgattttgttaaGGATGCTCAGGTATCGGATAGGAAACAACTCGTTCATCAGCGGTGTTGTCTTGGCAGTGTTTAAAATAGCCTGACGTAGGATCATCCCATGCTCGTCCATCGGTTTAGAATTCTCCACTATGTAGACAGGTCCCTTGTCACCATTGATTGCCAATATGCTGCAGAAGTCATTGTAGAGTTGGCCGTCAACTCGAGTCGAGAAGCTGTCAACAAACTCCTTCGTGACGCTGTCTCGATGGGTACCAACAATGAAAATCAGGGTGGTTGGATTCTTGGAGTGAGCTTTCAAGGTAAACAGCCACTGCCGCAAACGATCAAGCTGCCAGTCTTCGTTCTCCATGGCAGTCTTTAATGAGAATACCAGAAGGTATACTGCTTCCGCTGGCCTGAAAAATTGCTGCATTGTTTGGTAAACACTGTCCCCAGCATTGTCCCAGAAATGTAGCTTAATGGTTACAGGGTTGTCTTTATTTGCGGAATCCATCAGGAAGTGTCGGATAGTTGAAATCGGAATACCCTGATTGTTTTCCAAATGCCAAACCTTCTTGGCAACCAAGAAGtcgtaaaataaaaacccaagaGCAGCAAGCACAGAGCAGACAATAGATAGAACATCCCCATTTCTAATTACCAACCTCCAACCAACTAGGTGACCAAGTGTGATACCTACGGCGAAGCCAAACGTTTTCTTCACATGGTATGGAAGTTTAAGCTTCCTTTTAGCCACAATCTTGCGGCCTTTTAGAACTCCGTGGGCGTTACCGATCCCCATAAACATACCAATTATTACATCAGACACATGGTAAGTAAATAACTGGTGCGGTTGAATGAACAGACACATGAACGTCAACAGAGTGAAGAGAATCAACGAGTACATCCTGATGTTTTTTTGAGACGGGTTTATATTGAGTCCACCACGCAACATTAATAAGCCTATCAGGTTCCCAATGCATATTGCAACTGCAGCCTTAGTGTGCTTATGGACAACTGACTGATGTGTCATAAGGCAGAAAGCTATGGCCAATCCACTTCGACAGCCAGTGCCACAAAGCAGCCCAAACAACAGGCTTAGGACACACAAGCCAGGAGCCAAGCATACAAAGGCCAACACATCCCACCACCAACAAGGCGTGACCACCTGAGCGCTATCTACAACAAGGCTGACGTTTTCTTTTGCAGTTACGGCAACGTCGATTGCAATAATTTGTAATCCAACAGACGTTATGAACCGATAGGAGGAATTAAAGTCGCCTTTGAAAACAGGGACAGAAGCAAAAACAGAGAGCCAGCAAACAACCCCGTATCCATCGTTAATAAAAGGACTCAAAATTAACATTAGAGCGGCTGGGGCTGAGAGCTTGATCTGATAAACCATGCAGAGTGATAGCTGTAGAATTGCTTTAAATACTTTCTCGTGTGTAAGACATGATGAAGTGCAGTTTTTAGTTTCCTTGCGTTTGATCTTGCTTTGGAAACTTAGTAGCTTAGAGTCCACTGTAGTTGGTTTATCTTTGTGTAAAGTTCCACCTAAACTGTCTATGCTCTTACACACACACCAAGCGGCGTTCAGGCCAGGGTCGTCTGCCGAAGTACACACACCCTCGTCGCAAAGTTTCCAAGTCGGATCACGATCTGATGTCTCGCAAATAGTGATCTCGATGCCCTCCGTAGCTTGTGGTGCTGCCTGGGGATCACACACATCTCCTTGAAGGTAATGCAGGGTACTAGATTTGCCAACACCCTTGTCTCCAATGGTGAGGATTCTGAGCCGATTACACGGCAGGGATCCATAGTTGAGAGCTTTGCGGTAGTCTTGGTGTAAGCGATGATCGAGGGCAAGTACACTGCGATTGAAACTGCGACTGAAGCCACAGAAACCACCGAGATAAGACAAAAAATTTGAATCCATGTCAACCTGCAGATAACGGAAAATCAAACaacattgttatacctcggtaacaatcTGTGAAGTTtcattggtcgagaaccaatcatgcgcaacaaaaatgcatgttacatggctcgacgggccgggtaacatgaaaagtgatgtacaccggtatacatcaccttgatcgttctcggcgttggtcgatttccagcgctgtgtacgaaacaaccgcggatTCGAGggatttgtttcttgttcgtctgcttattaaacaatggatcgtcgtaataatgtttgaagatgacagaacttcgagaagaggaataacaattatacaaaggtttAACAAAACAAGTGTTGTATGCTGTGACTGGTCCATGGGTTTGGTACACtctcgggtgccatttcccacctcgagtgtacaaaacgccatggaacccgtcacagcgtgcaacaattgtatactgtagCTTAAGATTTCTGATTTAGAATTCATGAATGGGCTTCAGATGTAAGAGACCATTTCGAACAAATAATCATCTATCAAATCGTTGCGGTAACACAAACGATTCAAACTGCCTATAACCACCGGGATAGGTCGGAGCATGGTTTAGTGGTAAGATAcatgctctagcaatgcaaatgtcattggttcgaatctcgTGGATTtgcctgtgggtttttttttcagccgaACTCGGGAAAGAGCTGACTTACGGTGCTCAATACACGTCGGTGTAACATGTGTAAGGGCCATACAACTTATACAAtggtaaatacatgtagttacaaTTTTTTCCAAATAAGTTTGACTCAACTCgataaattttcaaaatatgaCTGGCTGATATTAAGATTACTGCTATCCAGGCTTGCTACATATTAATATTATAGACCACGGCATATATAACAGGTTCACATTAAACTACACTTTTACACAtttcacatttgtttttaatacatagcatttttttcttaaagttgtctctaaaatgttaaaatcatgctatttttcttcataaaatatTGCATGAGGCACAAAGTTAGAACCTGGTgaacttaaacaaaattatttacaatttttttcttaattcaTTTTTGTTAGCAAACCAGTTTGCCAAATCGTGTACTCATACTTATTGCTGCATCATaccataataacaaaaatacgcacaccattttattaaagtcacctggaaacagaatttgtattgtttaaaacATAAGAGTATACAATTTtaagtaacaataataaaaaaaattgtaattgtttgtcaagatttatatgtttgaaaaatagataaagttgtttgggggttgaccccgcctaccccttttttGACGtcatcaaggcagactttgccttgatgcgcagagcaaacacacgtgcaaattacatgcaagtccaagtcgTGGGTTTGTACGATccgaaaaaaagttttgttcttgcatttttccggcaatgccggatgcagcaaaacaactaaagatggggtcagtctgcatggctggccagactcacaagagcaatagtgcctatgttccggtccgacgtctttttcagcgctgtgcagcattttctcttcaaatattgcgcctcgattgacgtcacgaacagcgccctctcgggtcggggcctactcttaaatttgtaaataagataagaacatttttttaaccttagttaactgtttattcacattccactcatcaaaacacatatattagtgacaaaaggtttgttttgacaaaataccacttccaggtgactttaacaattATGTACTTCAATATTTGGAAAGCTGACAAAAATAACAGTTTAATTGTGGTTCGAATTGATATAATTTAGGTCAAGGGATAGATTTTTCTATCAAGGTTTTTCTATCCCTTGTTCCTCAAGCCCAGCCAAAAAGATGAGGGGACAGAATTTTCTATCCCTTGTTCCTCATATCCAGCAAAGAAAGAGGAGGGgatagattttgttttgtccctTGGactacaaacatgacaaaatgtgCGTTATTTTGCCAACAAATATCTGTAatttataaactttttaatttttagctTTACAAAACTAGATTGATTTCTAAAATCTGGAGCATGTTTTTCACAGTTTAGAGGAAAAAATGGTAGAAgacaaatttgttgctttaaaaTCCTGTTTCGATTGAAATTTTCGGACTTTTATGACAATTTGAAGCAGTAAatttgaatgtaaaaaaaatgcagtTAAATGTGAACCTGTTATTTACACTCACAAAtaaaggaatcaatgtgtggtaaagaggttttcaactagtggtttaaacccaacgaggcctggttcttgataattttaccgagacgaagtcgaggtaaattaccaagaaccaggcctcggcgggtttaaaccactggttgaaaaccgattcaacacactttgattcccattcataaatactttttcggtcaaaaacatcatcactttttggtcaaaaagtaaaataaatgcaaacattataattgttaaatgatttctttcaacacaacactatccggctatgaaatggtaaagccctccgccgccctcgggtaaacaactccttatattagggaatgctgtgcgcgtcgcgcgtatcgcgtgatgtgacactgtttcagccgttggtctcgaccaataggaatgaagaaactgtcttaaaagaacaggtgcaaggtcgcgtgtcacgcccatgaattaacattttttaccggtcataaacaaaggtttatacacacccacgtgacgcgctctccaccaataggaatagcgaaactgtctgaggtatttatgaatgcaacGTAATGAAATGGTAACCCGATtgcaaattgttttcatttactttgaaacaaaatagtatCTTCTCCAACGAGGTATTGCTCATGTATAAAAGTGGCAGTCGGATGCCGAGTTTTCCAAACAGGATGAATTTATCACATGGAAACATCTTCTGTAGAAAATAAGCAAGCTTTCGGCGATAACATGATTGTCTCAAATTCAGTGAAACAAATAACAACTGCTTGAAAAGTGACATAAGACGTACAGTTTGTAGTACACTTAGCGTGCAGATATTGGACTcaagtttgattttttcctcGCTCTCAAATCAAGAATACATATCAATTGTTTTGTCAGCGTGcccttttttgtgtgaaaatgcTATGGGAAGCTTTTGTGTGTATATTCCAAATGCACATTTTTATCTGGCCTCATTTCCCCTAGCGAGACAATGGAAAGGGGATAGTGTAACCAGGCGGTGTTAACGTTTCCCATCACTCTATGTAACTTAAAAAAACTCCATTatcttaaaaaacaaatggcTCAGTCTTGACGCCGTACTTTGTTGATCAGGCAGCAAttctttttctgtacatcaaaattgccaatGTCGTAGTTCTTTTCAATGGGGATTTTTGTATAAATCGATTAAAAAGAGGGAACCCATTATTTATCAGGATCTTTTTTTAGGATGGCAATTTTGACGTACAGAACAAATTGCGATCAGGCAAGGAGGGATTGCTTGTCATATTCATAGAAAAGGGAAAAACGTGAACGTACATGGCATGAAAAGTTATAACTTTGACATAGTTTGGTAAGAGTAAATTGGTCACCGAAAACCATGGCAGTATACAAATCATCTGATGAGGCAATTTACCAATGGTCACGTTTGAAAAACAATCACAAATGTTTATCATTATTAATCAAgataataatttctttttttcgcgggaggttattattattattatttatttggcaattcacataaaaatacaaaatacaaataatttaaacgtaaaggataaaactcttaaaaacaataaatatataaatatatacatctggattggaaaacagtaaaaagggagatacatcaagatataaaaaaggAGGACAGGCAGTAAAAGAGAAGACAACGGTTAGTTTTGTACAGTACCATAAGGGACACAAACTATTTCGATTTGCTGCAgtcgaaaaacaaaaaaaaggtagATGTGTTTGAGTGCTATTTTCCTAACTTTTTGACATAATGGGCCTCTCCGACGAAATTATTTATGTGAATATTTATTATGACACAAGTGAGCTGTCAAAATCAAACAGGTCagctttttttaaactcaaatgtgcacttccaaataatcttgctacatataaataggtttttcttaacatatacatatttattttgttctaaatatttattatattttccaaagtttatttttactgtttttaaatgtttgttaaagattctattcctattttaagattggattgataggctttcgagtcacagtggttaggttcacttttattaatcctggccatctttgaatgggcttgtcctgtctgtttttataattgtcttgcttgattgccagtgctctgtctcactcaatcattggtttacaattgttctagatgtcataagtttacattcattgtttcttatactgttatatttctttatttatatttcaatattgtatcttgtactgtttgttgaaatcttggccgaataaataataataataataataataataataataataataataataataataataataataataataataacacttacCTGAGTTAGTACATTTCCAGTCACGCACTACGTTTTGTCACAGGCAATTCTATTTTTAGGGAAGTGCGGTACTCGGTGTGATGTTTGTGTTTCGCAATCGGTTTGCCAAATGGCCTGGGATTTCCCTGTAAAGGTTAGGTGAAAGTTTATGATTTCTGTATTATGATCGCCGGGTCACAcgtagtcttgaagtcaagacggtaattgttaagcgcggtgtgtagttacagcgcggtgtagctacggggacgatacacacaccctcgatcccagtatgtgtgtgtgagtcagtcgctgcccacgcgctacctacgactgttgcgTGTGTATAATTGCAccgtgactgttgcatgaacggcatacaaataggcagcgcctaacgacttgtcatcaagtctaggtCACACGCTGGTGGGGCCTGCGGGGTCCATCGTGGTGTCAGTTCTACTCGGAGGCTTTCCAGGTTATGAACACTGGCTGTGATGTATAAGTGCTCAAACACAATCACGTTGACTTTCTGCCGGTGTGGAAACTGTTCTGCACACTGCCGTCACTTGGGAAGTCGTGGCTTTATATTAAGTCTCACTACCCAATGTGGAAGTGTTTTGCGTGGCTGCACAAGCAGATAAAAAAAACGCGATCCcaaacttgaaatcaagtcttaACTGCCGCGTGCGCAGTCAGTTTAAGTGCTTCTGATTTATCCTTTCACATTGAGACAAAAATGGCGACCAATGTCATACGCCTACTATAACAGTATTGATACTTGTTTCAAGTTTCAATTTCACAAATTGAATACAACTTGCAATAAGACTTTCATCATAGCGTGGCAAAACCAGGAAGCAACTTTGGAAGGTACTGAAACAAGAAACGTTTGCTCTACTATATATCgaaggcggggggggggggcaatgacACCATTTAAAGGGCCTGTGTAATATACGGTTGGTtgtgactctgaaaattaatgtcaaTGAAAACTTACGTGGAAGAGCAGCTTTGGATACAAtacaattttgagaaacattttggCTGTGATATTTAAAAGTATATCATTATTtcatcccccaaaatttgaatgtCAATAAGCGTTATCGCGGATAACCGCTTCTAAGATTGTGTACTCCTATTTAGGATATTACTGCGGGGACGTTATTCGCTCTGGAGTTTCGGCAATCTAAAAAGcgaacaccttttgaaataaaattttctcAGGTTAATTTTATCGTATAAAACTATACATCCATATactggattaaaacaatcgaacgatttcaaaaaccaaaggtatacgaTTCCTTTAAGCGATTGTATAGATCAGTCGGACTCctctttgttttcaaaatgcctGCTCATTTTATTTTCTCTTAGGATTATAGGAAAACTTGTGGACATTAATGGTTTTTGCAACGCACAACTCTAAGCCATAATGACTGTCTTCCTTTGACACCACAAATGGCGCTGTTTAAGCTTCGGAGTCACGTACGAATGAAGGAAATTAAAGCAAGGGTCAAAAATCAATGTCAGTCGCCAGATGCGCTCTTAATTACTAATTGGTAAACTAAGACACCAAGGACACTGACAAATCATTTGAAAAATCtctgaaaattatgaaaatggAGAGACTCACCCATAGGCCCCACTGTGACATTAATGTCAGATCAATGTATTAAGAGAGTTGCAACATGGAGGGatcagttttctttggtcacgtggtttctggacgccatgttgtctccaaacgcagcacaacccaatgggcagactagtctggcacccccGTGTTTGCCAATGCCTTTCTTGGGGAACACAATGGGCTTACAATGGCAAGTTGTCTTAACTCTCACAACTTATACGGCTCTGATCAATGTTAACAAAAGCGACCTCTACATCTTCGATTTTGCAGCTTTagccttaataataataataataataataatattaaaacagtATTCACAGAGCAATAAACattcctcaaagcgcttaaCAGCAAAATGGAAAGCATTAAGACAATAAAACTTGATATAAATTACCCAATTAAAACCcacaattatttttataaaattgggccagaCCGGCTGTTCCCTAAACtaaaccattaaaaatactacaaacaacTAAATTATCTGAAAAATAACTGTAAAACTAGTGCATGtattgaaaattacaaaatttaaaagccAACTATAAACAGAAACTATATACACAGGAAAAGATATCAATTACAGATAAAAAAccttagcctgaacatctgacggcaCATTTCAAAGCTCATGAATTACGCCAGAAAGGGGCCTCCAGCCTGCGTCAATTTCCGTCcttaatcacctttcacctttCATTAATTTCACATGGAGATATGCAGTGAAATCCTACATACATAAGAACGTTAATTATGCAAGTTGGGCCTACTGTCGTGCTAACAACATGTAGACGATCGAAAGTATGCTTTCAatgtctgtgttttgattggtccgaggtgacgtttggcagaCGCACTCACATCActtcagaccaatcaaaacacagcttTGGAAAGCTTTCGTCACTGCACGTTCACCTAATGAAATCGTTGTATCCGATGAAATCATTGGtgctgaaaagcaagtacctgaAAGTGGACCAGTCTATTACTCTTCATCCTTAACTTATTCTCCACTAGTTCAATACTTATCTCAATTATTATTCAGGTACTTTGGGCCGGCTCCCGACACGGAAATGTCTTTGAAAAACATGGGATCAATTTAAAATGCAAGTTAAACAGGTGTTGTTTTACACAATTCCTCGGCAAGAAGGCCAGGATTTCCATCGAAATCtctctaaaaataataatttctttgaTTATAACGTTATATATTttcttgctttgttttaaaagacGTCAGTTATAGCACCGTGGTTATAGAGCCAGGTGATCATAATATAATATGCTTCGGTCGATGGAAGTCAAATGTTTGAGTCCTGCTGCTGCATTGCAGCTCTGACTTCTTCGATGATATCCTTCCTCTCGAGAGACGCTCTGTCAAGAATCTCAAGAAGATCAGCCACTGTGACGCCTCCTTTCATCGCCCAATCCCTTAGGAGAGACTCGCTGGGGTTGGGCACCCTCTGACTGTCCAATGCAGCTACGAATTCAACATCC
The nucleotide sequence above comes from Asterias rubens chromosome 12, eAstRub1.3, whole genome shotgun sequence. Encoded proteins:
- the LOC117297473 gene encoding uncharacterized protein LOC117297473 isoform X2, whose product is MDSNFLSYLGGFCGFSRSFNRSVLALDHRLHQDYRKALNYGSLPCNRLRILTIGDKGVGKSSTLHYLQGDVCDPQAAPQATEGIEITICETSDRDPTWKLCDEGVCTSADDPGLNAAWCVCKSIDSLGGTLHKDKPTTVDSKLLSFQSKIKRKETKNCTSSCLTHEKVFKAILQLSLCMVYQIKLSAPAALMLILSPFINDGYGVVCWLSVFASVPVFKGDFNSSYRFITSVGLQIIAIDVAVTAKENVSLVVDSAQVVTPCWWWDVLAFVCLAPGLCVLSLLFGLLCGTGCRSGLAIAFCLMTHQSVVHKHTKAAVAICIGNLIGLLMLRGGLNINPSQKNIRMYSLILFTLLTFMCLFIQPHQLFTYHVSDVIIGMFMGIGNAHGVLKGRKIVAKRKLKLPYHVKKTFGFAVGITLGHLVGWRLVIRNGDVLSIVCSVLAALGFLFYDFLVAKKVWHLENNQGIPISTIRHFLMDSANKDNPVTIKLHFWDNAGDSVYQTMQQFFRPAEAVYLLVFSLKTAMENEDWQLDRLRQWLFTLKAHSKNPTTLIFIVGTHRDSVTKEFVDSFSTRVDGQLYNDFCSILAINGDKGPVYIVENSKPMDEHGMILRQAILNTAKTTPLMNELFPIRYLSILNKIKELQSDEWIMTTSDLLDEIAEDGMTLTDLQKVLAGLNRTGDVIYREDDEILKEYVVINPQNLLDVLKTVVCIPPKASLILTEADDWSVLENEGVASLRLIKSVVGSDSLLHCVIRLMKAYDLAIPVPYSGIETDYSQPAYNGDLLSTRGQSTTTPELSGYFIVPSHLPEFNGDNEDFWEPSQQDEEYVFDFGYVSADSIFHRLLAKCWCDRDTGELVYNTRGRFRYQQANFYTMRLQKMSLSQNTIQVTILYDRHNCCSLKILRYIRQHLEEIRKMDFPKLPYTCGPVCRVCSKEDRLRVLKVCGDDKQFPTANMQYETFMDLGKYHKVHLTPQLPITNTTWKSVWCTHSRWFSPPHVAQIHPYPA
- the LOC117297473 gene encoding uncharacterized protein LOC117297473 isoform X1, producing the protein MDSNFLSYLGGFCGFSRSFNRSVLALDHRLHQDYRKALNYGSLPCNRLRILTIGDKGVGKSSTLHYLQGDVCDPQAAPQATEGIEITICETSDRDPTWKLCDEGVCTSADDPGLNAAWCVCKSIDSLGGTLHKDKPTTVDSKLLSFQSKIKRKETKNCTSSCLTHEKVFKAILQLSLCMVYQIKLSAPAALMLILSPFINDGYGVVCWLSVFASVPVFKGDFNSSYRFITSVGLQIIAIDVAVTAKENVSLVVDSAQVVTPCWWWDVLAFVCLAPGLCVLSLLFGLLCGTGCRSGLAIAFCLMTHQSVVHKHTKAAVAICIGNLIGLLMLRGGLNINPSQKNIRMYSLILFTLLTFMCLFIQPHQLFTYHVSDVIIGMFMGIGNAHGVLKGRKIVAKRKLKLPYHVKKTFGFAVGITLGHLVGWRLVIRNGDVLSIVCSVLAALGFLFYDFLVAKKVWHLENNQGIPISTIRHFLMDSANKDNPVTIKLHFWDNAGDSVYQTMQQFFRPAEAVYLLVFSLKTAMENEDWQLDRLRQWLFTLKAHSKNPTTLIFIVGTHRDSVTKEFVDSFSTRVDGQLYNDFCSILAINGDKGPVYIVENSKPMDEHGMILRQAILNTAKTTPLMNELFPIRYLSILNKIKELQSDEWIMTTSDLLDEIAEDGMTLTDLQKVLAGLNRTGDVIYREDDEILKEYVVINPQNLLDVLKTVVCIPPKASLILTEADDWSVLENEGVASLRLIKSVVGSDSLLHCVIRLMKAYDLAIPVPYSGIETDYSQPAYNGDLLSTRGQSTTTPELSGYFIVPSHLPEFNGDNEDFWEPSQQDEEYVFDFGYVSADSIFHRLLAKCWCDRDTGELVYNTRGRFRYQQANFYTMRLQKMSLSQNTIQVTILYDRHNCCSLKILRYIRQHLEEIRKMDFPKLPYTCGPVCRVCSKEDRLRVLKVCGDDKQFPTANMQYETFMDLGKYHKVHLTPQLRVNCGRRCSSPELSPSLSTSRTSGDVPSLNPSISVGETSNRVTVITAGDNAKFDIHGITHQDEKP